From the Bombus vancouverensis nearcticus chromosome 3, iyBomVanc1_principal, whole genome shotgun sequence genome, one window contains:
- the LOC117154128 gene encoding uncharacterized protein LOC117154128 encodes MQEHKSFLIRDLLGDVLSERVHEDSEDDSAVHSDSEDTIDPGSSPCTRLESPPPALSPSPAPATSGKSCGTTSGPPSGRKPRRRRTAFTHAQLAYLERKFRCQKYLSVADRSDVADALSLSETQVKTWYQNRRTKWKRQNQLRLEQLRHQATVEKELLVRGVGLHHGSIDAYCPPYNAQTQTQSHPPPPPPPPAPSTASTAAFLSTAAALFRNVTYVHGCPL; translated from the exons ATGCAGGAGCACAAATCGTTTCTTATAAGGGATCTTCTGGGAGATGTTCTGTCCGAGCGGGTGCACG AAGATTCGGAGGACGATTCTGCCGTACATTCCGATTCCGAGGACACGATCGACCCAGGAAGTAGCCCTTGCACCCGACTGGAGAGTCCTCCGCCGGCTCTGTCGCCATCGCCGGCACCAGCGACTTCCGGCAAGTCTTGCGGCACGACGAGCGGTCCTCCAAGCGGCAGAAAGCCCAGAAGAAGGCGAACGGCATTCACCCACGCTCAACTCGCTTATCTGGAACGAAAGTTTCGCTGTCAAAAGTATCTGAGCGTGGCGGATCGCAGCGACGTCGCCGACGCGTTGTCGCTGTCCGAGACGCAAGTGAAAACCTGGTACCAGAACAGAAG AACGAAATGGAAGCGACAGAACCAACTGCGACTGGAACAACTTCGACATCAAGCTACGGTGGAAAAGGAGCTGCTCGTGCGAGGAGTAGGACTCCATCATGGCAGCATAGACGCTTATTGTCCGCCTTACAACGCTCAGACCCAAACGCAGAGTCATCCGCCtccaccgccaccgccgccggCGCCGTCCACCGCTTCCACGGCCGCGTTTCTCTCCACGGCCGCAGCCCTCTTCCGAAACGTCACTTACGTTCACGGATGTCCCCTTTAA